A single region of the Sphaeramia orbicularis chromosome 6, fSphaOr1.1, whole genome shotgun sequence genome encodes:
- the parietopsin gene encoding LOW QUALITY PROTEIN: parietopsin (The sequence of the model RefSeq protein was modified relative to this genomic sequence to represent the inferred CDS: inserted 3 bases in 2 codons), giving the protein MDSNSTPWSSSSPPPSIYSEVMTVVPTVFPRLGYSILSFLMFITTLLSVFNNGLVIIVILRXFFLPAYEHFILSLAVSDLMIGLCGSXIVTITNYRGSFFLGHSAWFFKDFQVNYFGLVSLCTLTLLAYERYHVVCKPKAGLKLSIRRSIIGLLFVWVFCLFWAVAPLIGWSSYGPEGVQTSCSLAWEERSWSNYSYLILYTILCFIIPVTVIFYCYYRVLKSMNKLNRSVELQGGRSSKKENDHAITMVLAMIIAFFVCWLPYTALSVVVVVDPELYIPPLLATMPMYFAKTSPVYNPIIYSFLCQQFRDATLEMLSCGRYIPHGPTSVSITMPSFSIGSLLASSSRNSKTHSKVLPL; this is encoded by the exons ATGGACAGCAACAGCACGCCGTGGAGCTCCAGCTCACCTCCTCCATCCATCTACAGCGAGGTGATGACTGTGGTGCCTACCGTCTTCCCACGGCTGGGCTACAGTATACTTTCTTTCCTCATGTTCATCACcacacttttatctgtttttaataatGGTCTGGTCATCATCGTGATCCTGAG ATTCTTTCTTCCAGCCTATGAACATTTTATCCTTAGCCTGGCTGTGTCTGACCTCATGATAGGCCTGTGTGGCT TGATCGTCACTATCACTAACTACAGGGGCTCCTTCTTTCTTGGCCACTCGGCCTGGTTTTTCAAGGATTTTCAGGTCAATTATTTTG GTCTGGTGTCTCTCTGCACTCTCACTTTGCTTGCCTATGAGCGATACCACGTTGTGTGTAAACCAAAGGCTGGTTTAAAGCTGAGCATTCGGAGAAGCATCATCGGGCTTCTGTTTGTCTGGGTCTTCTGCCTGTTTTGGGCTGTGGCTCCATTAATTGGTTGGAGCTCTTACGGACCCGAGGGAGTCCAGACTTCGTGCTCTCTGGCCTGGGAAGAGAGGTCATGGAGCAACTACAGTTATCTCATCCTCTACACCATCCTCTGTTTTATTATCCCTGTTACAGTCATTTTCTATTGCTACTACAGAGTGCTGAAATCCATGAATAAG CTGAACAGGAGTGTGGAGCTCCAAGGTGGGCGATCCAGCAAGAAGGAGAATGATCATGCCATTACTATGGTCCTGGCTATGATCATAGCTTTTTTTGTTTGCTGGCTGCCCTACACGGCTTTgtctgtggttgtggttgtggatcCAGAGCTCTACATCCCTCCGCTGCTTGCCACTATGCCCATGTACTTTGCCAAGACTAGCCCTGTCTATAACCCCATCATCTATTCTT TTTTATGTCAACAGTTCCGTGATGCCACGCTGGAGATGCTGTCGTGTGGCCGTTACATTCCCCATGGTCCCACCAGCGTCAGCATCACCATGCCCTCCTTCAGTATCGGGAGCCTGCTCGCTTCCTCAAGCAGAAACAGCAAAACACACAGCAAGGTGCTGCCTCTGTGA